The DNA sequence AAGGATTGAATTACAGCCTGGTCGATCCGGATAACCGCCGTGAACCAAATTATTCCGCGCTTGAGCAGCAGCTTGCCGCACAGGCAAAACCTGATTTCAGTCATGAAGAAGCGTGGTTTAGCGGTCAACTGAAGCAGCAGGTTATTGCGCAGATTTTACACGCGCGTCAGCAGCAGCCCACGCTGTTTCGTCACGGCGACTATCTTCCGCTCGACGCAAGCGGTGAGCAGGCTGAACGGGTGCTGGCTTTCGCCCGCACGCTAAACGACACGGTGCTGATCGTGGTCACGCCTCGCTTAGTCTTTAGTACGGAGGAAGTGCCCCTCTCCAACCCGAAACGCTGGGCAGAGACGGCAATCGCGCTGAGTGGCGCGCTGGCTAACCGGGAGTATCGCGACCTTCTTAGCGGAGAAAGGCGGAGGGTCGGCGACACGTTAGATTTGGCTTCTGGCACGGGCCACGCACTCGTTTTGCTGAGCGAGTCGCCCTAGCGGTAATTGACCATCACTTCGTTACTTAACACACGGAGCGCCTGATTCAGGCGCCCTTTGCCCTGTATGCCGTAAATAAAATGCAGGCTCTCTCCCGCCTGGATATTAGTCAGTCCACGGGTCGAACCGCTGGCGCCTTCCAGCGGCACGCAGCGGCTTTCCGCACAGAGATACACCACCAGCCCGGACGGTGCCGGGCCGGTCAGCGCATAGCGCCAGGCGATCTCAGTCATCACGCCTTTAACCGGCTCAGGTGGGTTAAGCGCCGGAGAAAAGGCCTGCATGCCACGATTCACCAGACCCGGGCCCGTTGCCGACGCGTGCCATGCGCCGCCTGCCATGGCAAAGCCAGGCAGACAGAGCAACAGCAGCAGCATTTTTTTCATTAATGCCCACCAATGG is a window from the Pantoea sp. CCBC3-3-1 genome containing:
- a CDS encoding flagellar protein FlhE; translated protein: MKKMLLLLLCLPGFAMAGGAWHASATGPGLVNRGMQAFSPALNPPEPVKGVMTEIAWRYALTGPAPSGLVVYLCAESRCVPLEGASGSTRGLTNIQAGESLHFIYGIQGKGRLNQALRVLSNEVMVNYR